In Gammaproteobacteria bacterium, the following proteins share a genomic window:
- a CDS encoding ribonucleoside-diphosphate reductase subunit alpha, with the protein MQTEQATQTESQSTAPAAGDYQKEAMTAAAPTGYSVIRRNGKITSFNADKIKIAMTKAFLAVEGGSAAASSRVHERVANLTDQVVSALLRRLPDEGGTLHIEDIQDQVELALMRDGEHKIARAYVLYRAKQAEKRAAEAATKQTEEPAVETGLNVTLADGSRAPLDTARLQAVVAEACTDLTDVDGERVLKETLRGLYDGIKEQDVGQALTMSARTLIDRDPNYSYVASRLLLDTMRREALSFLAGMTETATQAEMTERYPEYFAGYIGRAVELELLDEELSRFDLARLGAALKPERDQQFTYLGLQTLYDRYFIHSHGKRFELPQAFFMRVAMGLAINEIDREGRAIEFYNLLSSFDFMSSTPTLFNSGTLRPQLSSCYLTTVPDDLDGIFGAIKDNALLSKFAGGLGNDWSRVRGLGAHIKGTNGESQGVVPFLKVANDTAVAVNQGGKRKGAVCAYLETWHIDIEEFLELRKNTGDERRRTHDMNTANWVPDLFMKRVAEEQEWTLFSPNEVADLHDLTGQAFETRYLEYEAKAATGEIKVSRKIKAVDLWRKMLSMLFETGHPWIAFKDPCNLRSPQQHVGTVHSSNLCTEITLNTSDDEIAVCNLGSVNLAQHVGDNGLDTEKLARTIKTAMRMLDNVIDYNYYSVPQARRSNLRHRPVGMGIMGFQDALYKLRLPYSSDEAIEFADRSMEAVSYYAIQASSDLAEERGTYNSFEGSLWSKGILPIDSIELLEQGRGDYVQMDKSTSFDWDSLRERVKTVGMRNSNTMAIAPTATISNICGVSQSIEPTYQNLFVKSNLSGEFTVVNPYLVRDLKARGLWDEVMVNDLKYYDGSVLPIDRVPDDLKALYATAFEVDPRWLVEAGSRRQKWIDQAQSLNLYMAEPSGKKLDNLYKLAWVRGLKTTYYLRSLGATHMEKTAAKRNTDVVAPAPSEEPAPKACSILDPDCEACQ; encoded by the coding sequence ATGCAGACAGAACAGGCCACGCAAACCGAATCCCAGTCCACCGCACCCGCCGCGGGGGACTACCAAAAAGAAGCCATGACCGCTGCCGCACCCACCGGGTACAGCGTCATCCGGCGCAACGGCAAGATCACCTCTTTTAACGCGGACAAGATCAAGATCGCCATGACCAAGGCCTTCCTGGCCGTGGAAGGTGGCAGCGCCGCGGCCTCCAGCCGCGTGCACGAGCGCGTCGCCAACCTCACCGACCAGGTGGTCAGCGCCCTGCTGCGCCGTCTCCCCGACGAGGGCGGCACCCTGCACATCGAGGACATCCAGGACCAGGTGGAACTGGCCCTGATGCGCGACGGCGAGCACAAGATCGCCCGCGCCTACGTGCTGTACCGCGCCAAGCAGGCCGAGAAGCGCGCCGCCGAGGCCGCCACCAAGCAGACCGAGGAACCGGCCGTCGAGACCGGCCTCAACGTCACCCTGGCCGACGGCAGCCGCGCCCCGCTGGACACCGCCCGCCTGCAGGCCGTAGTGGCCGAAGCCTGCACCGACCTCACCGACGTCGACGGCGAGCGCGTCCTCAAGGAGACGCTGCGCGGCCTGTACGACGGCATCAAGGAACAGGACGTCGGCCAGGCGCTGACCATGAGCGCCCGCACCCTCATCGACCGTGACCCCAACTACTCCTACGTGGCCTCCCGCCTGCTGCTGGACACCATGCGCCGCGAGGCCCTGTCCTTCCTGGCCGGCATGACCGAGACCGCCACCCAGGCGGAGATGACCGAGCGCTACCCCGAATACTTCGCCGGCTACATCGGCCGCGCCGTGGAGCTGGAACTGCTGGACGAGGAGCTGTCCCGCTTCGATCTCGCCCGCCTCGGCGCCGCCCTCAAGCCCGAGCGCGACCAGCAGTTCACCTACCTCGGCCTGCAGACCCTGTACGACCGCTACTTCATCCACAGCCACGGCAAGCGCTTCGAGCTGCCGCAGGCCTTCTTCATGCGCGTCGCCATGGGCCTGGCCATCAACGAGATCGACCGCGAAGGCCGCGCCATCGAGTTCTACAACCTGCTGTCGAGCTTCGACTTCATGAGCAGCACCCCCACGCTGTTCAACTCCGGCACCCTGCGCCCGCAGCTCTCCAGCTGCTACCTCACCACCGTGCCGGACGACCTGGACGGCATCTTCGGCGCCATCAAGGACAACGCCCTGCTGTCCAAATTCGCCGGCGGCCTGGGCAACGACTGGAGCCGCGTGCGCGGCCTGGGCGCCCACATCAAGGGCACCAACGGCGAGAGCCAGGGCGTCGTGCCCTTCCTCAAGGTCGCCAACGACACCGCCGTGGCCGTCAACCAGGGCGGCAAGCGCAAGGGTGCGGTGTGCGCCTACCTGGAGACCTGGCACATCGACATCGAGGAATTCCTCGAACTGCGCAAGAACACCGGCGACGAGCGCCGCCGCACCCACGACATGAACACCGCCAACTGGGTGCCCGACCTGTTCATGAAGCGCGTCGCCGAAGAGCAGGAATGGACCCTGTTCTCGCCCAACGAGGTCGCCGACCTGCACGACCTCACCGGCCAGGCCTTCGAGACCCGCTACCTGGAATACGAAGCCAAGGCCGCGACCGGCGAAATCAAGGTGTCCCGCAAGATCAAGGCCGTCGACCTGTGGCGCAAGATGCTGTCCATGCTGTTCGAGACCGGCCATCCCTGGATCGCCTTCAAGGACCCCTGCAACCTGCGCTCGCCGCAGCAGCACGTCGGCACGGTGCACAGCTCCAACCTGTGCACGGAGATCACCCTCAACACCTCCGACGACGAGATCGCCGTGTGCAACCTGGGCAGCGTCAACCTCGCCCAGCACGTCGGCGACAACGGCCTCGACACCGAGAAGCTGGCCCGCACCATCAAGACGGCCATGCGCATGCTCGACAACGTCATCGACTACAACTACTACAGCGTGCCGCAGGCGCGCCGTTCCAACCTGCGCCACCGTCCGGTGGGTATGGGCATCATGGGCTTCCAGGACGCGCTGTATAAGCTGCGCCTGCCCTACAGCAGCGACGAGGCGATCGAGTTCGCCGACCGCTCCATGGAGGCCGTGTCCTACTACGCCATCCAGGCCAGCTCCGACCTCGCCGAAGAACGCGGCACCTACAACAGCTTCGAAGGCTCGCTGTGGAGCAAGGGCATCCTGCCCATCGACTCCATCGAGCTGCTCGAACAGGGCCGCGGCGACTACGTGCAGATGGACAAGTCCACCAGCTTCGACTGGGACAGCCTGCGCGAGCGCGTGAAGACCGTGGGCATGCGCAACTCCAACACCATGGCCATCGCGCCCACCGCCACCATCTCCAACATCTGCGGCGTGTCGCAGTCCATCGAGCCGACCTACCAGAACCTGTTCGTCAAATCGAACCTGTCGGGCGAGTTCACCGTGGTCAACCCCTACCTGGTGCGCGACCTCAAGGCGCGCGGCCTGTGGGACGAGGTCATGGTCAACGACCTCAAGTACTACGACGGCTCCGTGCTGCCCATCGACCGCGTGCCGGACGACCTCAAGGCCCTGTACGCCACCGCGTTCGAGGTCGACCCGCGCTGGCTGGTCGAGGCCGGCTCGCGCCGCCAGAAATGGATCGACCAGGCCCAGTCGCTCAACCTGTACATGGCCGAGCCTTCCGGCAAGAAGCTCGACAACCTGTACAAGCTCGCCTGGGTGCGCGGCCTGAAGACCACCTACTACCTGCGCTCGCTGGGCGCGACCCACATGGAAAAGACCGCCGCCAAGCGCAACACCGACGTGGTGGCCCCGGCGCCGTCGGAAGAGCCGGCCCCCAAGGCCTGCTCCATCCTCGACCCGGACTGCGAGGCCTGCCAGTAA
- a CDS encoding DUF202 domain-containing protein, producing the protein MIDDPYNHFHPKDMILRDWLALDRTVLANMRTYLAFLRTGIALIVLGMAFVKFLGHWAYQMLGILFIIGGLILFVVGTVRYVRMHRRFKLLVAKEPDQYNPD; encoded by the coding sequence GTGATCGACGATCCCTATAACCATTTCCATCCCAAAGACATGATCCTGCGCGACTGGCTGGCCCTGGACCGGACCGTGCTGGCCAACATGCGCACCTACCTCGCCTTCCTGCGTACGGGCATCGCCCTGATCGTGCTGGGTATGGCCTTCGTGAAATTCCTGGGGCACTGGGCCTACCAGATGCTCGGGATTCTGTTCATCATCGGGGGGCTGATTCTGTTCGTGGTCGGCACCGTGCGCTATGTGCGCATGCACCGCCGCTTCAAGCTGCTGGTGGCCAAGGAGCCCGACCAGTACAACCCGGACTGA
- a CDS encoding class I SAM-dependent methyltransferase — MNLPGTTSSLRRGTPRAAPAHAGQADAHSDVSRLFDASAALYDRLNRVMSLGMGERYRGEVLARAGLAPGMTVLDVGSGTGVISAHAQRMVGPAGRVIALDPSHGMLEIAHRERGLETLQATAEHIPLPDHSVDFLVMGYALRHLAQYGPAFAEFARVLRPGGRLLMLELVPPPGRFTRWAFNQYLRGIIPWLTTLGRRERATARRLMDYTWVTIVRAAPPPQTLEALREAGFTDTAFRAFGQVLGEYMARRP, encoded by the coding sequence ATGAACCTCCCAGGAACCACAAGCAGCCTGCGTCGCGGAACGCCGCGGGCGGCCCCCGCACACGCCGGGCAGGCCGATGCGCACTCGGACGTCAGCCGTCTGTTCGACGCCAGCGCCGCGCTTTACGACCGCCTCAACCGGGTCATGAGCCTGGGCATGGGCGAGCGTTATCGCGGCGAGGTCCTGGCGCGCGCGGGCCTGGCGCCCGGCATGACCGTGCTGGACGTCGGCAGCGGCACCGGCGTGATCAGCGCCCACGCGCAGCGCATGGTCGGTCCGGCGGGCCGCGTCATCGCCCTCGACCCCAGCCACGGCATGCTCGAGATCGCCCACCGCGAACGCGGCCTGGAGACCCTGCAGGCCACGGCCGAGCACATCCCCCTGCCCGACCACAGCGTGGACTTCCTGGTCATGGGCTACGCCCTGCGCCACCTGGCGCAGTACGGGCCGGCCTTTGCCGAGTTCGCGCGGGTGCTGCGCCCGGGCGGGCGCCTGCTGATGCTGGAGCTGGTGCCGCCCCCGGGCCGTTTCACCCGCTGGGCCTTCAACCAGTACCTGCGCGGCATCATCCCCTGGCTGACCACGCTCGGCCGCCGGGAACGTGCCACGGCGCGCCGGCTGATGGACTACACCTGGGTCACCATCGTGCGCGCCGCCCCGCCGCCGCAGACGCTGGAAGCGCTGCGGGAAGCGGGGTTCACCGATACGGCATTCCGGGCCTTCGGCCAGGTGCTGGGCGAGTACATGGCACGCCGCCCCTGA
- a CDS encoding PQQ-dependent sugar dehydrogenase, translating into MPGLRPAWSLLAVLLLWMPAAMAAGLHWARVADGFNRPLFVTTAGDGSGRLYVVEQGGRIYSMTRGGEERELFADVGNLITQRGFEQGLLGLAFAPRYRENGRLFLYYTRDPDGAVTLAEFRRGADGRLDPDSRQVLLTIPEPASNHNGGMLAFGPDGYLYLGPGDGGRGGDPWGNAQNRDVLLGKLLRIDVSQGKGYRIPPDNPFVNKPGMRPEIWAYGLRNPWRFSFDRRTGDLWIADVGQNAWEEIDHQPRGEGGRNYGWNRMEGLHCYPEGRLCDSSGLVLPVAEYAHDKGCSVTGGYVYRGAAIPSLAGVYVFGDYCSGRVWGLWPEEKDKGKGYDMRLLMQTGFRITSFGEDARGELYLVDQRGGIYRLEQQQ; encoded by the coding sequence ATGCCTGGATTGCGTCCAGCCTGGTCGCTGCTGGCCGTCCTGTTGCTGTGGATGCCCGCCGCCATGGCGGCGGGCCTGCACTGGGCCAGGGTGGCCGACGGCTTCAACCGCCCGCTGTTCGTGACCACGGCGGGTGACGGCAGCGGGCGCCTGTATGTGGTGGAGCAGGGCGGGCGCATCTATTCCATGACGCGCGGCGGCGAGGAGCGCGAGCTGTTCGCGGATGTCGGCAACCTGATCACCCAGCGCGGTTTCGAGCAGGGCCTGCTCGGGCTGGCCTTCGCGCCGCGTTACCGCGAGAACGGCCGGCTGTTCCTTTATTACACCCGCGATCCGGACGGCGCGGTGACCCTGGCCGAGTTCCGGCGCGGCGCGGACGGACGCCTGGACCCGGATTCCAGACAGGTGCTGCTGACGATTCCCGAGCCCGCCTCGAATCACAACGGCGGCATGCTGGCCTTCGGCCCGGACGGTTACCTCTACCTGGGGCCGGGCGACGGCGGGCGCGGCGGCGATCCCTGGGGCAATGCGCAAAACCGCGACGTGCTGCTGGGCAAGCTGCTGCGCATCGACGTGAGCCAGGGCAAGGGCTATCGCATCCCGCCGGATAATCCGTTCGTGAACAAGCCGGGCATGCGCCCGGAGATCTGGGCCTACGGCCTGCGCAATCCCTGGCGGTTTTCCTTCGACCGCCGCACCGGCGACTTGTGGATCGCCGACGTGGGGCAGAACGCCTGGGAGGAGATCGACCATCAGCCGCGCGGTGAGGGCGGACGCAATTACGGCTGGAACCGCATGGAGGGGCTGCACTGTTATCCCGAAGGCCGTCTCTGCGACAGCAGCGGGCTGGTGTTGCCGGTGGCCGAGTATGCGCACGACAAGGGCTGTTCGGTCACCGGTGGTTACGTGTATCGTGGCGCGGCGATTCCCTCGCTCGCCGGCGTGTACGTGTTTGGCGACTACTGCAGCGGCCGCGTGTGGGGCCTGTGGCCCGAGGAAAAAGACAAGGGCAAGGGTTACGACATGCGCCTGTTGATGCAGACGGGTTTCCGCATCACCTCGTTCGGCGAGGATGCGCGCGGCGAACTGTATCTGGTGGATCAGCGCGGCGGCATTTACCGGCTGGAGCAACAACAATGA
- a CDS encoding peroxiredoxin, with the protein MKTLVYGLGLMLLMGIGVAQAKMPEVGAPAPAFRLQDQQGQWHSLADYRGHWLVLYFYPKDDTPGCTTEACHFRDDIVTLQGMGVKVVGVSVDGTASHAKFAEKYKLPFTLLSDPGGKVASSYDSLFSLFGLMKFAKRHTFIIDPDGHVAKIYTDVDPKTHTAQVAAALKELIAARGG; encoded by the coding sequence ATGAAGACACTGGTTTACGGATTGGGGCTGATGCTGCTGATGGGTATCGGCGTGGCGCAGGCCAAGATGCCTGAGGTGGGCGCGCCCGCGCCGGCCTTCCGCCTGCAGGACCAGCAGGGGCAGTGGCACAGCCTGGCCGATTACCGCGGCCACTGGCTGGTGCTGTATTTCTACCCCAAGGACGACACCCCGGGCTGCACCACCGAGGCCTGCCATTTCCGCGACGACATCGTCACGCTGCAGGGCATGGGCGTGAAGGTGGTGGGGGTGAGCGTGGACGGCACCGCCAGCCACGCCAAATTCGCCGAGAAGTACAAGCTGCCGTTCACGCTGCTGTCCGATCCGGGCGGTAAGGTGGCCAGCAGCTACGACTCGCTGTTTTCGCTGTTCGGGCTGATGAAGTTCGCCAAGCGGCACACCTTCATCATCGACCCCGACGGCCATGTCGCGAAGATCTATACCGACGTCGATCCCAAGACCCACACCGCGCAGGTCGCGGCGGCGCTCAAGGAGCTGATCGCAGCCAGGGGCGGTTGA